Proteins found in one Aneurinibacillus uraniidurans genomic segment:
- a CDS encoding amino acid ABC transporter ATP-binding protein, with protein MIQVKDLHKYYGSLEVLKGIDCVINEKEVVSVIGPSGSGKSTFLRCLNGLEELTSGQIIVNGHNLADPKVDINQVRTEVGMVFQRFNLFPHKTVLENVMLAPIKVLKKDKEQTRKRAMELLGKVGLADKADVYPDRLSGGQMQRVAIARALAMNPKVMLFDEPTSALDPELVGEVLAVMKELAQEGMTMVVVTHEMGFARDVCDRVIFMDQGIIMEEGRPEDVFTNPKNDRTREFLRKVINVPEKA; from the coding sequence ATGATTCAAGTGAAAGACTTGCATAAATATTATGGAAGCCTGGAAGTTCTGAAGGGCATTGACTGTGTAATTAATGAGAAGGAAGTAGTCAGTGTTATCGGTCCGTCCGGGTCTGGGAAAAGTACATTTTTACGCTGCCTGAATGGGCTTGAGGAATTGACAAGCGGGCAGATTATTGTAAATGGACATAACCTGGCTGATCCAAAGGTAGACATTAACCAGGTACGTACGGAAGTAGGAATGGTATTTCAGCGCTTTAATTTGTTCCCGCACAAGACTGTGCTGGAGAACGTAATGCTCGCACCAATCAAAGTATTGAAAAAAGATAAAGAACAGACGCGTAAACGTGCTATGGAACTGCTTGGAAAAGTAGGGCTGGCTGACAAGGCAGATGTTTATCCAGATCGCCTGTCCGGGGGACAAATGCAGCGTGTAGCGATTGCGCGTGCGCTTGCGATGAATCCGAAGGTTATGCTGTTTGATGAACCGACCTCGGCACTGGATCCAGAACTCGTTGGGGAAGTACTTGCGGTTATGAAGGAGCTCGCTCAGGAAGGTATGACGATGGTTGTTGTGACACATGAGATGGGATTTGCCCGCGATGTGTGTGATCGGGTTATTTTTATGGACCAAGGTATCATTATGGAAGAAGGCCGCCCGGAAGATGTATTTACGAATCCGAAAAATGACCGGACGCGTGAGTTCCTGCGCAAAGTAATCAATGTACCGGAGAAAGCATAA